In Streptomyces sp. NBC_01717, one DNA window encodes the following:
- a CDS encoding NPCBM/NEW2 domain-containing protein, whose amino-acid sequence MQSSTRIRVAAVAALLGLVAVFAGPGSAQAESAEPDATTVGDVTGFLADGPVYHLEAGTAEARVSFVSAETFRIELAPDGTFADPTGDDIVLPQGAPPHTRWKERSDRYELSTGSITLRAYKSPLRFELRRADGSLVWSEAKGLSWDGKRTTQTLARGADEQFYGAGMQNGRGNTSHRGQTVEVGVDYNWDDGGHPNSVPFYLSSAGYGVFRNTYAPNTYAFTDPVTTSAQEQRFDAYYFAGDGAKDVIGQYTKLTGKPFLPPVYGMEIGDADCYLHNANRGERRTLDALKVADGYVEHDMPNGWMLVNDGYGCGYEDLAETSKGLQDRGMQLGLWTEDGIDKIADQVKAGQRVAKLDVAWVGSGYKFALDGCKDAYKGIEDNSDARGFTYAPESWSGAQRCGVQWSGDQYGTWDYIRWQIPTYAGATMSGLAYTTGDVDGIFGGSAKTYTRDLQWKMFLGTTMTMDGWAASDKQPYRYGEPYTTINRDYLKLKESLLPYQYSYAHEATKTGVGMVRPLVLEYPDDPKAATDAAKYEFMSGEDFLVAPVYQDSTRRDGIYLPKGTWIDYWSGRTYEGPTTVDHYSAPLDTLPLFVKAGASVPMWPGIRSYQDRTSDSPLAWDIYPQGRSSFTLYEDDGVTRRHRDGKYATQRADVDAPIRGAGDITVNIGESKGDFTGKQRRRPYEFSVHTGSAPRAVKLNGTLPRLGSAAAYRTAKQGWWYDQDDRGGVVKIKTAPLSTDRKFSLKLEGTSAVGGRKASTTAVVSAPDAQEVGAGVEGTVAVDVTAGSADVTNAAVTLDVPEGWQVTPAKTVDRIPAGTTRRVELAVTPAMDAVAGEARITAVARYRASGELRTTVQRFAAGVMPQPPTADAWASDLVWLKSTNGYGPAERDRSNGESGATDGHTLTLAGKTYEKGIGSHADSDIEVYLGGRCTTFTADAGIDDEINGYGEVAFSVEADGKVLWTSPKVTGASATVPVEVDVAGARHVHLKVTDTNGSKTGDHGDWAAARFSCS is encoded by the coding sequence ATGCAATCATCAACGCGCATCAGAGTGGCGGCAGTTGCAGCTCTGCTGGGACTGGTCGCCGTCTTCGCGGGGCCTGGCAGCGCACAGGCCGAGTCGGCCGAGCCCGACGCCACGACGGTCGGTGATGTCACCGGCTTCCTTGCCGACGGGCCCGTCTACCACCTCGAAGCCGGCACCGCCGAGGCCCGTGTCAGCTTCGTCTCCGCCGAGACCTTCCGTATCGAACTGGCCCCGGACGGTACGTTCGCCGACCCGACCGGCGACGACATAGTCCTGCCTCAGGGCGCCCCGCCGCACACCCGGTGGAAGGAGCGGAGCGACCGCTACGAACTCTCCACCGGCAGCATCACCCTGCGCGCCTACAAGTCGCCGCTGCGCTTCGAACTCCGGCGGGCCGACGGCAGCCTCGTCTGGTCCGAAGCCAAGGGGCTGAGCTGGGACGGGAAGCGGACCACCCAGACCCTGGCCCGCGGCGCCGACGAGCAGTTCTACGGCGCCGGGATGCAGAACGGCCGCGGCAACACCTCGCACCGCGGCCAGACCGTCGAGGTCGGCGTCGACTACAACTGGGACGACGGGGGCCACCCCAACTCCGTGCCGTTCTACCTCTCCTCGGCCGGATACGGCGTCTTCCGTAACACGTACGCACCCAACACCTACGCGTTCACCGATCCGGTGACCACCAGCGCGCAGGAACAGCGCTTCGACGCCTACTACTTCGCCGGCGACGGTGCCAAGGACGTCATCGGCCAGTACACGAAGCTCACCGGCAAGCCCTTCCTGCCGCCCGTGTACGGAATGGAGATCGGCGACGCCGACTGCTATCTGCACAACGCCAACCGCGGCGAGCGCCGCACCCTGGACGCCCTGAAGGTCGCCGACGGTTACGTCGAGCACGACATGCCGAACGGCTGGATGCTCGTCAACGACGGCTACGGCTGCGGATACGAGGACCTCGCCGAGACCTCCAAGGGCCTCCAGGACCGCGGCATGCAGCTCGGGCTGTGGACCGAGGACGGCATCGACAAGATCGCCGACCAGGTCAAGGCCGGTCAGCGGGTGGCCAAGCTCGACGTCGCGTGGGTCGGCTCGGGCTACAAGTTCGCTCTCGACGGCTGCAAGGACGCGTACAAGGGCATCGAGGACAACAGCGACGCCCGCGGCTTCACGTACGCTCCCGAGAGCTGGTCGGGGGCGCAGCGCTGCGGCGTCCAGTGGTCCGGTGACCAGTACGGCACCTGGGACTACATCCGCTGGCAGATCCCGACCTACGCGGGCGCCACGATGTCCGGCCTCGCCTACACCACCGGCGACGTGGACGGGATCTTCGGCGGCAGCGCCAAGACGTACACCCGTGACCTGCAGTGGAAGATGTTCCTCGGCACCACGATGACCATGGACGGCTGGGCGGCCAGCGACAAGCAGCCCTACCGGTACGGCGAGCCGTACACCACCATCAACCGGGACTACCTCAAGCTCAAGGAGTCGCTGCTGCCGTACCAGTACTCGTACGCACACGAGGCGACCAAGACCGGCGTCGGCATGGTCCGCCCGCTCGTCCTCGAATACCCGGACGACCCCAAGGCGGCGACGGACGCGGCGAAGTACGAGTTCATGTCCGGCGAGGACTTCCTCGTCGCACCCGTCTACCAGGACAGCACCCGACGCGACGGGATCTATCTGCCGAAGGGCACCTGGATCGACTACTGGAGCGGCCGGACGTACGAGGGGCCGACCACCGTCGACCACTACAGTGCGCCGCTCGACACCCTCCCGCTCTTCGTGAAGGCCGGTGCCAGCGTGCCGATGTGGCCGGGCATCCGCTCGTACCAGGACCGCACGAGCGACTCCCCGCTGGCCTGGGACATCTACCCGCAGGGCAGGTCGTCCTTCACGCTGTACGAGGACGACGGCGTCACCCGCCGGCACCGCGACGGCAAGTACGCGACCCAGCGGGCGGACGTCGACGCACCCATCCGGGGCGCGGGCGACATCACCGTGAACATCGGTGAGAGCAAGGGGGACTTCACCGGCAAGCAGCGCAGGCGACCGTACGAGTTCAGCGTGCACACCGGGTCGGCACCGAGGGCCGTCAAGCTGAACGGCACACTGCCCCGGCTCGGCTCCGCGGCCGCGTACCGGACCGCGAAGCAGGGCTGGTGGTACGACCAGGACGACCGCGGTGGTGTGGTGAAGATCAAGACCGCCCCGCTGAGCACAGACCGGAAGTTCAGCCTGAAGCTGGAGGGCACCAGCGCCGTCGGCGGCAGGAAGGCGTCCACCACGGCCGTCGTCTCCGCGCCGGACGCGCAGGAGGTCGGGGCGGGAGTCGAAGGCACCGTGGCCGTCGATGTCACCGCGGGCAGCGCCGATGTGACGAACGCAGCGGTCACCCTGGACGTCCCCGAGGGGTGGCAGGTCACCCCGGCGAAGACCGTGGACCGGATCCCGGCGGGCACCACCCGGCGGGTCGAGCTGGCGGTCACTCCGGCGATGGACGCCGTGGCCGGGGAGGCCCGGATCACCGCGGTCGCCCGTTACCGGGCATCGGGTGAACTCCGTACCACCGTCCAGCGGTTCGCGGCCGGGGTGATGCCCCAGCCCCCGACCGCCGACGCCTGGGCGAGCGATCTGGTCTGGCTGAAGTCGACCAACGGCTACGGGCCGGCCGAGCGTGACCGCAGCAACGGCGAATCGGGTGCGACCGACGGGCACACCCTCACCCTGGCCGGGAAGACGTACGAGAAGGGGATCGGTTCTCACGCCGACTCCGACATCGAGGTCTATCTCGGCGGGCGCTGCACCACGTTCACCGCCGACGCGGGGATCGACGACGAGATCAACGGTTACGGCGAAGTGGCCTTCTCCGTCGAGGCGGACGGCAAGGTGCTGTGGACGTCGCCGAAGGTGACCGGGGCGTCGGCGACCGTGCCGGTCGAGGTGGACGTCGCCGGTGCGCGCCATGTGCACCTGAAGGTCACCGACACCAACGGTTCCAAGACCGGTGACCACGGGGACTGGGCCGCGGCGCGGTTCAGCTGTTCCTGA
- a CDS encoding PAC2 family protein, producing the protein MIELEGVPELIDPVMVAAFEGWNDAGDAASTAVAHLDREWKGEVFAALDAEDYYDFQVNRPTVWLDGGVRKITWPTTRLSVVRVGGDKPRDLVLVRGIEPSMRWRSFCNELLGFAHELGVEMVVVLGALLGDTPHTRPVPVSGVTSDPDLARTMDLEETRYEGPTGIVGILQEACTHAGVPAVSLWAAVPHYVSQPPNPKATMALLNRLEDLIGLRIPLGELPEDARAWQLGVDQLAAEDSEVAEYVQTLEEARDTAELPEASGEAIAREFERYLRRRDIAPGQAPGGHATESGDASYLRDTSSGRTRPPKPPKPEPGPPQGATGESAPDRPSDDDTGSGPEDSSGSPDSSED; encoded by the coding sequence GTGATCGAGCTCGAGGGGGTTCCCGAGCTGATCGACCCGGTCATGGTGGCCGCGTTCGAGGGATGGAACGACGCAGGTGACGCCGCTTCCACAGCGGTCGCACACCTGGACCGGGAATGGAAGGGCGAGGTGTTCGCGGCGCTCGACGCCGAGGACTACTACGACTTCCAGGTCAACCGGCCGACGGTGTGGCTGGACGGCGGGGTACGCAAGATCACCTGGCCGACCACGCGGCTCTCGGTGGTCCGCGTCGGTGGGGACAAACCCCGCGATCTCGTCCTGGTCCGCGGTATCGAGCCGTCGATGCGCTGGCGCTCGTTCTGCAACGAGCTCCTGGGCTTCGCCCATGAGCTGGGCGTGGAGATGGTGGTGGTTCTGGGCGCACTGCTCGGCGACACCCCGCACACCCGCCCCGTGCCGGTCAGTGGGGTCACCTCCGATCCGGACCTGGCGCGGACCATGGACCTGGAGGAGACCCGGTACGAGGGCCCGACGGGCATCGTCGGCATCCTCCAGGAGGCCTGCACGCATGCCGGTGTGCCCGCGGTGAGCCTGTGGGCGGCGGTGCCGCACTATGTGTCGCAACCGCCGAACCCGAAGGCAACCATGGCGCTGCTGAACCGCCTGGAGGACCTGATCGGGCTGCGCATCCCGCTGGGCGAACTGCCCGAGGACGCGCGTGCCTGGCAGCTCGGGGTCGACCAACTGGCCGCCGAGGACAGTGAAGTGGCCGAGTATGTGCAGACGCTGGAGGAGGCCAGGGACACCGCGGAGCTCCCCGAGGCGTCGGGCGAGGCCATCGCCCGGGAGTTCGAGCGGTATCTGCGGCGCCGGGACATCGCGCCCGGCCAGGCGCCCGGCGGGCATGCCACCGAGAGCGGCGACGCATCGTACCTGCGCGACACGTCGAGCGGACGGACCAGGCCGCCGAAGCCGCCGAAACCGGAGCCGGGACCGCCGCAGGGAGCCACGGGCGAGTCCGCCCCGGACAGGCCCTCCGACGACGACACCGGTTCCGGTCCCGAGGACTCATCCGGTTCGCCGGATTCATCGGAGGACTGA
- a CDS encoding L-fuconate dehydratase: MSQTVTDFEVHDIRFPTSEQLDGSDAMNPDPDYSAAYVVLRTDTSLDPEADGTVMEGHGFCFTIGRGNEVMAAAIEAMRPYVIGRPAPRTAADLGALYRELTHDSQLRWLGPEKGVMHMAAGAVVNAAWDLAAKQAGRPVWQFLSEMTPQELVSLVDFRYLTDVLTPDEALEILQAAEPGRTERAERLRAEGYPAYTTSPGWLGYSDDKLVRLAKEAVADGFTQIKLKVGGDLGDDIRRLALAREAVGPDIRIAVDANQRWDVADAVEWMTALAPYDPHWIEEPTSPDDILGHAAVRAGQPIKVATGEHVANRVVFKQLLQAGAVDFVQIDAARVAGVNENLAILLLAAKFGVPVCPHAGGVGLCELVQHLSMFDYVAVSGSWENRVIEYVDHLHEHFADPTVIEAGRYVAPRAPGFSARILPASITAHRYPEGPVWQARHTPEEADR; the protein is encoded by the coding sequence ATGAGTCAGACCGTCACGGACTTCGAGGTCCACGACATCCGCTTTCCCACCTCGGAGCAACTGGACGGCTCGGACGCCATGAACCCCGATCCCGACTACTCCGCCGCCTATGTCGTCCTGCGTACCGATACCTCGCTCGACCCGGAAGCGGACGGAACCGTCATGGAGGGCCATGGCTTCTGCTTCACCATCGGCCGCGGCAACGAGGTCATGGCAGCCGCCATCGAAGCGATGCGCCCGTACGTGATCGGTCGCCCGGCCCCCCGTACCGCGGCCGATCTCGGCGCGCTGTACCGCGAGCTCACGCATGACTCGCAACTGCGCTGGCTCGGCCCCGAGAAGGGCGTGATGCACATGGCGGCCGGGGCGGTCGTCAACGCAGCCTGGGACCTGGCCGCCAAGCAGGCGGGCCGACCCGTCTGGCAGTTCCTCTCCGAGATGACGCCGCAGGAGCTCGTCTCCCTCGTCGACTTCCGCTACCTCACCGACGTCCTCACCCCCGACGAGGCCCTCGAAATCCTGCAAGCCGCCGAACCGGGCCGCACCGAGCGCGCGGAACGGCTGCGCGCCGAGGGCTACCCCGCGTACACCACCTCGCCCGGCTGGCTCGGCTACTCCGACGACAAGCTGGTCCGGCTTGCGAAGGAGGCCGTCGCCGACGGCTTCACCCAGATCAAGCTGAAGGTCGGCGGGGACCTCGGCGACGACATCCGCAGACTCGCCTTGGCCCGCGAGGCCGTCGGACCTGACATCAGGATCGCCGTCGACGCCAACCAACGGTGGGACGTCGCCGACGCGGTGGAGTGGATGACCGCTCTCGCGCCGTACGACCCGCACTGGATCGAGGAACCGACCAGCCCCGACGACATCCTCGGCCACGCCGCCGTACGGGCCGGCCAGCCGATCAAGGTCGCCACCGGTGAACACGTAGCCAATCGCGTCGTGTTCAAGCAGCTGCTCCAGGCCGGCGCGGTCGACTTCGTCCAGATCGACGCCGCGCGCGTGGCGGGCGTCAACGAGAACCTGGCGATCCTGCTGCTCGCCGCCAAGTTCGGCGTGCCGGTCTGCCCGCACGCGGGCGGCGTCGGACTGTGCGAGCTGGTGCAGCACCTGTCGATGTTCGACTATGTGGCCGTCTCCGGCAGCTGGGAGAACCGCGTGATCGAGTACGTCGACCATCTTCACGAACACTTCGCCGACCCGACCGTGATCGAAGCGGGGCGTTACGTCGCCCCGCGCGCCCCGGGCTTCTCCGCCCGGATACTCCCCGCCTCGATCACCGCACACCGCTACCCGGAGGGCCCCGTATGGCAGGCCCGCCACACGCCTGAGGAGGCCGACCGATGA
- a CDS encoding SDR family NAD(P)-dependent oxidoreductase, giving the protein MTGTRDFDGMSALVTGGASGIGAAVATLLLERGADVAVLDRETAGAPTGTLALKADVTDDDAVRDAVDRAAAELGGLHTLVSNAGIGSIGTVEDNDDDEWTRVLDINVLGMVRTARHALPHLRRAAADRPGSVSITQTCSIAATAGLPQRALYSASKGAVLSLTLAMAADHVREGVRVNCVNPGTADTPWIGRLLGQADDPAAERAALNARQPLGRLVSADEVAAAIVYLASPAAASVTGTALAVDGGMQGLRLRPAAD; this is encoded by the coding sequence ATGACCGGTACAAGGGACTTCGACGGGATGTCCGCCCTGGTGACGGGCGGCGCCTCCGGTATCGGGGCCGCCGTCGCGACCCTGCTGCTGGAGCGCGGCGCGGACGTCGCCGTACTCGACCGGGAGACCGCCGGTGCCCCCACGGGCACGCTGGCCCTCAAGGCGGACGTCACCGACGACGACGCCGTACGCGACGCGGTCGACCGGGCCGCCGCCGAACTGGGTGGTCTGCACACCCTGGTCTCCAACGCGGGCATCGGGTCCATCGGCACCGTGGAGGACAACGACGACGACGAGTGGACCCGCGTCCTGGACATCAACGTCCTCGGCATGGTCCGCACCGCCCGGCACGCCCTGCCCCATCTGCGGCGCGCCGCCGCCGACCGCCCCGGCTCCGTCTCCATCACCCAGACCTGCTCCATCGCGGCGACCGCCGGGCTGCCGCAGCGGGCCCTGTACAGCGCCAGCAAGGGCGCGGTCCTGTCGCTGACCCTCGCCATGGCCGCCGACCATGTCCGCGAAGGAGTTCGCGTCAACTGTGTCAACCCCGGCACCGCGGACACCCCGTGGATCGGCCGGCTCCTGGGTCAGGCCGACGACCCGGCAGCCGAGCGCGCCGCCCTCAACGCCCGCCAGCCGCTGGGACGGCTGGTGTCGGCCGACGAGGTGGCCGCCGCGATCGTCTACCTGGCGAGCCCGGCCGCAGCCTCCGTCACCGGCACGGCACTCGCCGTCGACGGCGGCATGCAGGGCCTGCGGCTTCGGCCCGCCGCCGACTGA